One region of Acidimicrobiales bacterium genomic DNA includes:
- a CDS encoding enoyl-CoA hydratase-related protein → MDQTPVRTEVAGGVATVTLDRPHRLNAWTAGMEAAYRTAMAEADADPAVRAIVVTGAGRAFCAGADTGALDRLAEGAAYDTGSAPPVPIPGSGRPDFAHAFSFHLGLSKPVLAAVNGAAAGVGLVLACFCDLRYAAAGAKVTTAFARLGLPAEHGLSWVLPRLVGPANAADLLLTGRILLAEEAAAMGLFNAVLPAGEVLAHTRAVAARLATEVSPRSLRVVKAQLWADLGGSLDAACTAAEDHMHAMIGG, encoded by the coding sequence ATGGACCAGACCCCCGTTCGCACGGAGGTGGCCGGCGGGGTGGCGACCGTCACCCTCGACCGGCCCCACCGCCTCAACGCCTGGACGGCCGGGATGGAGGCGGCCTACCGGACGGCGATGGCCGAGGCCGACGCCGACCCGGCCGTGCGGGCCATCGTCGTCACCGGGGCCGGGCGGGCCTTCTGCGCGGGCGCCGACACGGGCGCGCTCGACCGGCTGGCCGAGGGCGCCGCCTACGACACCGGCTCGGCGCCGCCGGTCCCGATCCCCGGCTCCGGCCGGCCCGACTTCGCCCACGCGTTCTCGTTCCACCTGGGGCTGTCGAAGCCGGTGCTGGCCGCCGTGAACGGCGCCGCCGCCGGCGTCGGCCTCGTCCTCGCCTGCTTCTGCGACCTCCGCTACGCCGCCGCCGGGGCCAAGGTGACGACGGCGTTCGCCCGCCTCGGCCTGCCCGCCGAGCACGGGCTGTCGTGGGTGCTCCCCCGCCTGGTCGGGCCGGCCAACGCCGCCGACCTGCTCCTCACCGGCCGCATCCTCCTCGCCGAGGAGGCGGCGGCCATGGGCCTGTTCAACGCCGTGCTCCCGGCCGGCGAGGTGCTGGCCCACACCCGGGCGGTGGCGGCCCGGCTGGCGACGGAGGTGTCGCCCCGGTCGCTGCGGGTCGTCAAGGCCCAGCTGTGGGCCGACCTCGGCGGCTCGCTCGACGCCGCCTGCACGGCCGCCGAGGACCACATGCACGCCATGATCGGCGG